One uncultured Alphaproteobacteria bacterium genomic region harbors:
- a CDS encoding putative rRNA maturation factor (Evidence 3 : Function proposed based on presence of conserved amino acid motif, structural feature or limited homology): MAEDLNARIGDPDGAWSFDVTADPAWDDALPAWRRIVAEVGAAAAPRVAEALAEAGVLAPAEIALLLATDDDVRELNRDWRDKDAATNVLSFATWWDDDCPAPPAGAPLPLGDIAVARETLFAEAADGGLAPDHHFAHLLLHGVLHLLGYDHQEADEAEAMEALETRLLAGLGIADPHAAALLHGDGDD, from the coding sequence ATGGCTGAGGACCTGAACGCGCGGATCGGCGATCCGGACGGCGCCTGGAGCTTCGACGTCACCGCCGATCCGGCGTGGGACGACGCCTTGCCGGCGTGGCGGCGGATCGTCGCCGAGGTCGGCGCGGCGGCCGCGCCGCGCGTCGCCGAGGCGCTTGCCGAGGCGGGCGTTCTCGCGCCGGCGGAGATCGCGCTGCTGCTGGCGACGGACGACGACGTCCGCGAGCTCAATCGCGACTGGCGCGACAAGGACGCCGCCACCAACGTGCTGTCGTTCGCCACCTGGTGGGACGACGACTGCCCGGCGCCGCCCGCGGGCGCGCCGCTGCCGCTCGGCGACATCGCGGTGGCGCGCGAGACGCTGTTCGCCGAGGCGGCCGACGGCGGTCTCGCGCCGGATCACCATTTCGCCCATCTGCTGCTGCACGGCGTGCTGCATCTGCTCGGCTACGACCATCAGGAGGCCGACGAGGCCGAGGCGATGGAAGCGCTCGAAACCCGCCTGCTCGCCGGGCTCGGCATCGCCGACCCGCACGCCGCGGCGCTGCTCCACGGAGACGGAGATGACTGA
- a CDS encoding Magnesium and cobalt efflux protein CorC yields MTDPTAEQSGEDPQPRRERSWWQAFKDSLPWSATEPTVREAIAELIEEGGEPGAPMDAHERLLLTNILRLRDVTAADVMMPRADIVAAAIDTALPELVRRIVEEGVSRMPVYRETLDDAVGLVHIKDAVRHMVGGGEASLSRILRPILFVAPSMRVLDLLLEMRVKRTHMALVIDEYGGVDGLVTIEDLVEQIVGEIDDEHDIEEDPELVWRADTVLEADARVSIEDFEHVVGPLLTPEERDDVDTLGGLVFAIAGHIPARGELVPHSSGIEFQIVDADPRRIKRLRVRNLPPGTRPGDAS; encoded by the coding sequence ATGACTGACCCGACCGCCGAACAATCCGGCGAAGACCCCCAGCCTCGACGCGAGCGCTCGTGGTGGCAGGCGTTCAAGGACAGCTTGCCGTGGTCGGCCACCGAGCCGACGGTGCGCGAGGCGATCGCCGAACTCATCGAGGAGGGCGGCGAGCCGGGCGCGCCGATGGATGCCCACGAGCGCCTGCTGCTGACCAATATCCTCCGCCTGCGCGACGTCACCGCGGCGGACGTGATGATGCCGCGCGCCGACATCGTCGCCGCGGCGATCGACACCGCCCTGCCCGAACTCGTCCGGCGCATCGTCGAGGAGGGGGTGTCGCGGATGCCGGTCTATCGCGAGACTCTCGACGACGCGGTCGGCCTCGTCCACATCAAGGACGCGGTGCGCCACATGGTCGGCGGCGGCGAAGCCTCGCTCAGCCGCATCCTCCGGCCGATCCTGTTCGTCGCGCCGTCGATGCGGGTGCTCGACCTGCTGCTGGAGATGCGCGTCAAGCGCACCCACATGGCGCTGGTGATCGACGAATACGGCGGCGTCGACGGTCTGGTGACGATCGAGGATCTGGTCGAGCAGATCGTCGGCGAGATCGACGACGAGCACGACATCGAGGAAGACCCGGAGCTGGTTTGGCGCGCCGATACCGTGCTCGAGGCCGACGCCCGGGTCTCGATCGAGGACTTCGAGCACGTCGTCGGGCCGCTGCTGACGCCCGAGGAGCGCGACGACGTCGACACCCTCGGCGGCCTGGTGTTCGCGATCGCCGGGCACATTCCGGCGCGCGGCGAGCTGGTGCCCCATTCCTCCGGCATCGAATTCCAGATCGTCGACGCCGACCCGCGCCGGATCAAGCGCCTGCGCGTCCGCAACCTGCCGCCCGGCACCCGCCCCGGCGACGCATCATGA
- the lnt gene encoding Apolipoprotein N-acyltransferase codes for MTLPKLGGGWLALAAGATLVTALPPLSWLPLLPLALSAAYLVWAAADAAPRPKRWRFLVGWTFGVGYFAAGLYWVSYAFLVDAETYGWMIPFALVGLGAGLGLFTGLAFWLAGFAPPRPLARWTGFAAAWVAVEWLRGWAFTGFPWNSLGIAWSPFPAFAQPAAWIGMYGLAWLTALAATAPAAGWLGAFGARRGGLRGVAVAALMAAAWGLSGAARLPAGPMPTQPEVALRLVQPAIPQSLKWDPVARRDNLYEQVLLSRAPGWEKATHVIWSETAATWPVDRAEDGVVRNLVAQAAPPGGWLITGAPRQSPQGAPLRIWNSVVALSAAGEIAAVYDKAHLVPFGEYVPFAGVLPVAKLTHGRVDFSAGPGLETERLPRTPAYSPLVCYEVIFPGAVVAADRPDWLLNVTNDAWFGLSAGPHQHFASAVLRSVEEGLPLVRAANTGISAVVDPYGRVVARLDLGRRGVLDAPLPLPLPPTRFARWGNLTALAVAALALIVGLALANRPILPKLDPGS; via the coding sequence ATGACCCTGCCGAAGCTCGGCGGCGGGTGGCTCGCGCTCGCCGCCGGCGCGACGCTGGTGACGGCGCTGCCGCCGCTCTCGTGGCTGCCGCTGCTGCCGCTCGCGCTCTCCGCCGCCTATCTCGTCTGGGCCGCCGCCGACGCCGCGCCGCGGCCGAAGCGGTGGCGCTTCCTGGTCGGCTGGACGTTCGGCGTCGGCTACTTCGCCGCCGGACTCTACTGGGTGTCCTACGCCTTTCTCGTCGATGCCGAGACCTACGGCTGGATGATTCCGTTCGCCCTCGTCGGCCTCGGCGCCGGGCTTGGTCTGTTCACCGGCCTCGCGTTCTGGCTCGCGGGATTCGCGCCGCCGCGGCCGCTCGCCCGCTGGACCGGCTTCGCCGCCGCGTGGGTCGCGGTCGAATGGTTGCGCGGCTGGGCGTTCACCGGATTTCCCTGGAACTCCCTGGGCATCGCGTGGTCGCCGTTTCCGGCATTCGCCCAGCCCGCGGCGTGGATCGGCATGTACGGTCTCGCCTGGCTCACCGCGCTCGCCGCCACCGCGCCCGCCGCCGGATGGCTCGGGGCGTTCGGGGCGCGCCGGGGCGGGCTGCGCGGCGTCGCGGTCGCCGCGCTGATGGCGGCGGCGTGGGGCCTGAGCGGCGCGGCGCGGCTGCCCGCGGGCCCGATGCCGACGCAGCCCGAGGTGGCGCTGCGCCTAGTGCAGCCCGCGATTCCCCAAAGCCTGAAGTGGGACCCGGTGGCGCGTCGCGACAACCTTTACGAACAGGTGTTGCTGAGCCGGGCGCCGGGGTGGGAGAAGGCGACCCACGTGATCTGGTCCGAGACCGCGGCGACCTGGCCGGTGGACCGCGCCGAGGACGGCGTTGTGCGCAACCTCGTCGCCCAGGCGGCGCCGCCCGGCGGCTGGCTGATCACCGGCGCGCCGCGGCAGAGCCCGCAGGGCGCGCCGCTCAGGATCTGGAACAGCGTCGTCGCCCTTTCCGCCGCGGGCGAGATCGCCGCGGTCTACGACAAGGCGCATCTCGTACCGTTCGGCGAATACGTACCGTTCGCCGGAGTCCTGCCGGTCGCCAAGCTCACCCACGGCCGCGTCGATTTCTCCGCCGGGCCGGGGCTCGAAACCGAGCGTCTCCCCCGCACCCCCGCCTACAGTCCGCTGGTGTGCTACGAAGTGATCTTCCCCGGCGCGGTCGTCGCCGCCGATCGCCCCGACTGGCTGCTCAACGTCACCAACGATGCGTGGTTCGGTCTGTCCGCCGGGCCGCATCAGCATTTCGCCTCGGCGGTGCTGCGTTCGGTCGAGGAGGGATTGCCCCTGGTCCGCGCCGCCAATACCGGCATCAGCGCGGTGGTCGATCCCTACGGACGTGTCGTCGCCCGGCTCGATCTCGGCCGCCGCGGCGTGCTCGACGCGCCGCTGCCGCTGCCGCTGCCGCCTACCCGGTTCGCGCGATGGGGCAATCTGACCGCGCTCGCCGTCGCCGCGCTCGCGCTGATCGTCGGGCTCGCGCTTGCGAACCGCCCGATTCTCCCCAAATTGGATCCGGGGTCGTGA
- the nusA gene encoding transcription termination/antitermination L factor (Evidence 2a : Function of homologous gene experimentally demonstrated in an other organism; PubMedId : 1847365, 3027511, 6326058, 9298646, 9465052, 9571053; Product type f : factor), giving the protein MERTAALPRPELLQVADAVARDKGIDRDEVIEAMESAIQKAGRSKYGHDYDIRAIIDRKTGEIRLARYVEVVAEVEDENTQMTLADAKLRDAALEVGDFFVDPLPPIDFGRIAAQTAKQVIVQRVRDAERMRQYMEFQNRTGEIVNGLVKRVEFGNVYVDLGRAEALLRRDELIQRETFRVGDRVRAYIMAVRQEPRGPQIFLSRTHPQFMAKLFAQEVPEIYDGIIEIKSVARDPGSRAKIAVLSNDSSIDPVGACVGMRGSRVQAVVGELQGEKIDIIQWSQDPATFIVNALAPAEVTKVVLDEETNRIEVVVPDDQLSLAIGRRGQNVRLASQLTGWDIDILTEQEESERRQEEVKSRSQMFIDALDVDDVIAHLLVNEGFTSVEEVAYVPAQDLGDIEGFDDEIAVELQSRAQAFLETRDKAAGERRVELGVEDALAELEGLTPVMLVKLGEAEIKTLDDLADLASDELIDIVGADEMTEDEANAVIMAARAHWFDDEDAATPDDADA; this is encoded by the coding sequence ATGGAACGTACTGCGGCATTGCCACGGCCCGAACTGCTTCAGGTTGCGGATGCGGTCGCCCGCGACAAGGGCATCGACCGCGACGAGGTGATCGAGGCGATGGAGTCGGCGATCCAGAAGGCGGGTCGCTCGAAATACGGCCACGACTACGACATCCGCGCGATCATCGATCGCAAGACCGGCGAGATCCGCCTCGCCCGCTACGTCGAGGTGGTCGCCGAGGTCGAGGACGAGAACACCCAGATGACCCTGGCGGACGCGAAGCTGCGCGACGCGGCGCTCGAGGTCGGCGACTTCTTCGTCGATCCGCTGCCGCCGATCGACTTCGGCCGCATCGCCGCGCAGACCGCGAAGCAGGTGATCGTGCAGCGGGTCCGCGACGCCGAGCGGATGCGCCAGTACATGGAATTCCAGAATCGCACCGGCGAGATCGTCAACGGTCTGGTGAAGCGCGTCGAGTTCGGCAACGTCTACGTCGATCTCGGCCGCGCCGAGGCGCTGCTGCGCCGCGACGAACTGATCCAGCGCGAGACCTTCCGCGTCGGCGACCGGGTGCGCGCCTACATCATGGCGGTGCGCCAGGAGCCGCGCGGCCCGCAGATCTTCCTCTCGCGCACCCATCCGCAGTTCATGGCCAAGCTGTTCGCGCAGGAAGTGCCCGAGATCTACGACGGCATCATCGAGATCAAGTCGGTGGCGCGCGACCCGGGCAGCCGCGCGAAGATCGCGGTGCTCTCGAACGACAGCTCGATCGACCCGGTCGGCGCGTGCGTCGGCATGCGCGGCAGCCGCGTGCAGGCGGTGGTGGGCGAGCTTCAGGGCGAGAAGATCGACATCATCCAGTGGTCGCAGGACCCGGCCACCTTCATCGTCAACGCCCTGGCCCCGGCCGAAGTCACCAAGGTGGTGCTGGACGAGGAAACCAACCGCATCGAGGTGGTGGTGCCCGACGACCAGCTCTCGCTGGCGATCGGCCGCCGCGGCCAGAACGTGCGCCTCGCCTCGCAGCTGACCGGCTGGGATATCGACATCCTCACCGAGCAGGAGGAGTCGGAGCGCCGCCAGGAAGAGGTGAAGTCGCGCTCGCAGATGTTCATCGACGCGCTGGACGTGGACGACGTGATTGCCCATCTCCTCGTCAACGAGGGCTTCACCTCGGTGGAGGAGGTGGCCTACGTGCCCGCCCAGGACCTCGGCGACATCGAGGGCTTCGACGACGAGATCGCGGTGGAACTGCAGAGCCGCGCGCAGGCGTTCCTCGAAACCCGCGACAAGGCCGCGGGCGAGCGCCGCGTCGAACTCGGCGTCGAGGATGCGCTGGCGGAACTCGAAGGTCTTACCCCGGTGATGCTGGTGAAGCTCGGCGAGGCGGAGATCAAAACCCTCGACGATCTCGCCGATCTCGCCAGCGACGAACTGATCGACATCGTCGGCGCCGACGAGATGACCGAGGACGAGGCCAACGCGGTGATCATGGCGGCGCGTGCGCACTGGTTCGACGACGAGGATGCGGCGACGCCGGATGACGCAGACGCCTGA
- the metK gene encoding methionine adenosyltransferase 1 (Evidence 2a : Function of homologous gene experimentally demonstrated in an other organism; PubMedId : 10551856, 10660564, 2198270, 6094561, 7629147, 7629176, 8231813, 8550549, 8611562, 8723769, 9753435; Product type e : enzyme) produces the protein MFQTDYVFTSESVAEGHPDKVCDRISDAVVDTFLAADPHARVACETLATTNRIVLAGEVRGPASITSETLERVARDAVKAIGYEQNGFHHAECEVEVLLHAQSTDIAMGVDAAGNKDEGAGDQGIMFGYAVDETPELMPAPIVYAHNILKTMAAARHSGARPEFGPDAKSQVTLRYKDGKPVGATSVVVSTQHAESVSQADIRKLVRPFVENVLPEGWMPPEDEFYVNPTGRFVIGGPDGDCGLTGRKIIVDTYGGAAPHGGGAFSGKDPTKVDRSAAYAARYLAKNVVAAGLASRCLIQVSYAIGISKPLSVYVETFGTGKAPEADLSRALQELMDLSPRGIREHLQLNRPIYARTAAYGHFGRAAEADGGFSWERADLADKLRGLLA, from the coding sequence ATGTTCCAAACCGATTATGTGTTCACCAGCGAGTCGGTCGCCGAAGGCCATCCGGATAAGGTCTGCGACCGTATCTCCGATGCCGTGGTCGACACCTTCCTTGCCGCCGATCCGCATGCGCGCGTCGCATGCGAAACCCTCGCCACCACCAACCGCATCGTTCTCGCGGGCGAAGTGCGCGGTCCCGCGTCGATCACCTCGGAAACCCTCGAACGGGTCGCGCGCGACGCGGTGAAGGCGATCGGCTACGAACAGAACGGCTTCCACCACGCAGAGTGCGAGGTCGAGGTTCTGCTCCACGCCCAGTCCACCGACATCGCCATGGGCGTCGACGCCGCCGGCAACAAGGACGAGGGCGCGGGCGACCAGGGCATCATGTTCGGCTACGCGGTCGACGAGACCCCCGAGCTGATGCCCGCGCCGATCGTCTACGCCCACAACATCCTCAAAACCATGGCCGCCGCCCGCCACTCCGGTGCGCGCCCCGAGTTCGGCCCCGACGCCAAGAGCCAGGTGACGCTGCGCTATAAGGACGGCAAGCCGGTCGGCGCGACCTCGGTGGTGGTCTCCACCCAGCATGCCGAGTCCGTCTCCCAGGCCGACATCCGCAAGCTCGTCCGGCCGTTCGTCGAGAACGTGCTGCCGGAAGGCTGGATGCCGCCCGAGGACGAATTCTACGTCAACCCCACCGGCCGCTTCGTGATCGGCGGTCCGGACGGCGACTGCGGCCTCACCGGGCGCAAGATCATCGTCGATACCTACGGCGGCGCCGCTCCGCACGGCGGCGGGGCGTTCTCCGGCAAGGATCCGACCAAGGTCGACCGCTCCGCCGCCTACGCCGCGCGCTACCTCGCGAAGAACGTCGTCGCCGCGGGCCTCGCGTCGCGCTGCCTGATCCAGGTCTCCTACGCCATCGGCATCTCCAAGCCGCTGTCGGTCTACGTCGAGACCTTCGGCACCGGCAAGGCTCCGGAAGCCGACCTGTCGCGCGCCTTGCAGGAGCTGATGGACCTCTCGCCCCGCGGTATCCGCGAGCATCTCCAGCTCAACCGCCCGATCTACGCCCGCACCGCCGCCTACGGCCACTTCGGCCGTGCCGCCGAGGCGGACGGCGGCTTCTCGTGGGAACGCGCCGATCTTGCCGACAAGCTGCGCGGGCTGCTGGCCTGA
- the miaB gene encoding isopentenyl-adenosine A37 tRNA methylthiolase (Evidence 2a : Function of homologous gene experimentally demonstrated in an other organism; PubMedId : 11882645, 15339930, 20042346; Product type e : enzyme), producing the protein MSERKKVFIKTYGCQMNVYDTARMKDVLAPLGYVAADTPADADLVVLNTCHIREKAAEKVYSDLGRLRPFAAEKAERGGRMLVAVAGCVAQAEGEAIKTRAPIVDIVLGPQTYHRLPEMVARALREDGAVFDTEFPVEPKFDFLPPPGAAGPSAFLAIQEGCDRFCTYCVVPYTRGAEYARPAADVLAEARRLVATGAREITLLGQNVNAWAADGWSFGRLLRELAEIDGLDRLRYTTSHPLSVDDDLIAAHRDVPKLVPFLHLPIQSGSDRVLKAMNRGHTVARYLDTVARLKAARPDLAMSSDFIVGFPGETDAEFAETLAVIREVGFVQAFSFKYSARPGTPAALMPKQVPQAVAEARLAALQAELGGIQAAFNAACVGKALPVLFDRPGRHAGQLIGRSPTMQAVHAEAPADAMGTIRAVRIVGVGPNSLAGELLPGDEREAAE; encoded by the coding sequence GTGAGCGAACGCAAGAAAGTATTCATCAAGACCTACGGCTGTCAGATGAACGTCTATGACACCGCGCGGATGAAGGACGTGCTCGCGCCACTGGGATACGTCGCCGCCGACACTCCGGCGGACGCGGATCTCGTCGTCCTCAACACCTGCCACATCCGCGAGAAGGCGGCGGAGAAGGTCTATTCGGACCTCGGCCGCCTGCGTCCGTTCGCCGCCGAGAAGGCGGAGCGGGGCGGGCGCATGCTGGTGGCGGTGGCGGGCTGCGTCGCCCAGGCCGAGGGCGAGGCGATCAAAACCCGCGCGCCGATCGTCGACATCGTGCTCGGCCCGCAGACCTACCACCGCCTGCCGGAGATGGTCGCCCGCGCGCTGCGCGAGGACGGCGCGGTGTTCGACACCGAGTTTCCGGTGGAGCCGAAGTTCGACTTCCTGCCGCCGCCCGGTGCGGCCGGGCCTTCGGCGTTCCTGGCGATTCAGGAAGGCTGCGACCGCTTCTGCACCTATTGCGTGGTCCCCTATACGCGCGGCGCCGAATACGCGCGCCCGGCGGCCGACGTGCTCGCCGAGGCGCGGCGTCTGGTCGCCACCGGCGCGCGCGAGATCACCCTTCTCGGCCAGAACGTCAACGCCTGGGCGGCGGACGGCTGGAGCTTCGGCCGCCTGCTGCGCGAACTCGCGGAGATCGACGGCCTCGACCGCCTGCGCTACACCACCTCGCACCCCCTGAGCGTCGACGACGACCTGATCGCCGCGCACCGCGACGTGCCGAAGCTGGTGCCGTTCCTGCACCTGCCGATCCAGTCGGGCTCCGACCGGGTGCTGAAGGCGATGAACCGCGGCCACACCGTCGCCCGCTATCTCGATACCGTCGCCCGGCTCAAGGCGGCGCGGCCGGATCTCGCGATGTCGTCGGACTTCATCGTCGGCTTTCCCGGCGAGACCGACGCCGAGTTCGCCGAAACCCTGGCGGTGATCCGCGAGGTCGGCTTCGTTCAGGCGTTTTCGTTCAAGTATTCGGCGCGCCCCGGCACCCCCGCGGCGCTGATGCCGAAGCAGGTGCCGCAGGCGGTGGCTGAAGCGCGGCTCGCCGCGCTTCAGGCCGAGCTCGGCGGCATCCAGGCGGCGTTCAACGCCGCGTGCGTCGGCAAGGCGCTGCCGGTGCTGTTCGACCGCCCCGGCCGCCACGCCGGGCAGCTGATCGGCCGTAGCCCGACGATGCAGGCGGTCCACGCCGAAGCCCCGGCCGATGCGATGGGGACGATCCGCGCGGTGCGGATCGTCGGCGTCGGCCCCAACAGCCTCGCCGGCGAACTCCTCCCCGGCGACGAAAGGGAAGCGGCGGAATGA
- a CDS encoding Transcriptional regulators produces the protein MPVFSERESEEIRVRGSSRGRTPQGNPNPVDVHVGGRIRLRRTLLGMSQERLGDALGLTFQQVQKYERGTNRVGASRLWDLSRVLDVPVSFFYDDMTDDVADHSPRLISGLAEEPEAVEADPLTKRETLELVRAYYRIQDPTVRKRVFDLAKALAAAAESLAVVERQKIS, from the coding sequence ATGCCAGTTTTCAGTGAACGCGAAAGTGAAGAAATCCGGGTCCGTGGCTCATCGCGGGGCCGCACGCCGCAAGGCAATCCGAACCCGGTCGACGTCCACGTCGGAGGACGAATCCGTCTCCGCCGTACGCTTCTCGGAATGAGCCAGGAACGGTTGGGAGATGCCCTCGGGCTCACCTTCCAGCAGGTGCAGAAGTACGAACGCGGCACCAACCGGGTCGGCGCCAGCCGTCTCTGGGACCTGAGCCGGGTTCTCGACGTTCCGGTCAGCTTCTTCTACGACGACATGACCGACGACGTCGCCGATCACAGTCCCCGCCTGATCTCCGGCCTGGCCGAGGAACCCGAGGCGGTCGAAGCCGACCCGCTCACCAAGCGCGAGACTCTCGAACTGGTGCGCGCCTACTATCGCATTCAGGATCCCACGGTGCGCAAGCGCGTGTTCGATCTCGCCAAGGCGCTCGCCGCCGCCGCGGAATCCCTCGCCGTCGTCGAGCGCCAGAAGATTTCCTGA
- the ybeZ gene encoding putative enzyme with nucleoside triphosphate hydrolase domain (Evidence 3 : Function proposed based on presence of conserved amino acid motif, structural feature or limited homology; PubMedId : 12762842; Product type pe : putative enzyme), which yields MNARVLERVLDFGSNAVAAEVYGPHNVHLERIEALLGVTCAPRGNALTLAGAGRALDIAERAVRRLAEQAKTGRGIEGADVEAAVRMSRGQPSDGEDEAETGLKTRKKTILPRTPKQADYIRAMQRHDLVFGLGPAGTGKTYLAVAMAVSKYLKGEVARIILSRPAVEAGENLGFLPGDLREKVDPYLRPLYDALNDMMPHDQVQKRIASGDIEIAPLAFMRGRTLSDAFVIVDEAQNTTAVQMKMLLTRLGEGSVMVVNGDLTQVDLPKGVRSGLRDALEILEGVEGIGCVEFGDADVVRHGLVARIVSAYAAHTPKTPYDGPAGGPHG from the coding sequence ATGAACGCCAGAGTGCTTGAACGGGTTCTCGATTTCGGCAGCAACGCGGTGGCCGCGGAGGTCTACGGCCCGCACAACGTCCATCTCGAACGCATCGAGGCGCTGCTCGGCGTCACCTGCGCGCCGCGCGGCAACGCGCTCACGCTCGCGGGGGCGGGCCGCGCGCTCGATATCGCCGAGCGGGCGGTGCGCCGCCTCGCCGAGCAGGCCAAGACCGGCCGCGGCATCGAGGGCGCCGACGTCGAGGCGGCGGTGCGGATGAGCCGCGGCCAGCCCTCCGACGGCGAGGACGAGGCGGAAACCGGCCTCAAGACCCGCAAGAAGACGATCCTGCCGCGCACGCCCAAGCAGGCCGACTACATCCGCGCGATGCAGCGCCACGATCTGGTCTTCGGCCTCGGCCCGGCGGGCACCGGCAAGACCTACCTCGCGGTGGCGATGGCGGTGTCGAAATACCTCAAGGGCGAGGTGGCGCGGATCATCCTGTCGCGTCCGGCGGTGGAGGCGGGCGAGAATCTCGGCTTCCTCCCCGGCGACCTGCGCGAGAAGGTCGATCCCTACCTGCGGCCGCTCTACGACGCCCTCAACGACATGATGCCCCACGATCAGGTGCAGAAGCGCATCGCCTCCGGTGACATCGAGATCGCGCCGCTCGCGTTCATGCGCGGACGCACCCTGTCGGACGCGTTCGTGATCGTCGACGAGGCGCAGAACACCACCGCGGTGCAGATGAAGATGCTGCTCACCCGCCTGGGCGAGGGCTCGGTGATGGTGGTCAACGGCGACCTCACCCAGGTCGACCTGCCGAAGGGGGTGCGCTCCGGCCTGCGCGACGCCCTCGAAATTCTCGAAGGCGTCGAGGGCATCGGCTGCGTCGAGTTCGGCGATGCCGACGTGGTGCGCCACGGGCTGGTGGCGCGGATCGTCTCCGCCTATGCCGCCCACACGCCCAAGACCCCCTACGACGGCCCCGCCGGAGGCCCGCATGGCTGA
- the trmB gene encoding tRNA (guanine-N(7)-)-methyltransferase, translated as MQPGDLPPEARDLKFYGRRKGKALRPGRARLMETLLPEIAVPGGEGPLDPKALFAAPVGEAWLEIGFGGGEHLAGQAQANPGVGIVGCEVFLNGVARLMSLLDAGGATDRVRVHHGDVRALMPRFPAASFARIFVLFPDPWPKFRHAKRRFIGPDNLPELARLLADGGELRVASDDMTYIRWSLRHLMESSDFVWMAETPDDWLGRPADWVPTRYEQKAIRQGRTPVILRFRRNPRVAGK; from the coding sequence ATGCAGCCCGGCGACCTCCCGCCCGAGGCGCGGGACCTCAAGTTCTACGGCCGCCGCAAGGGCAAGGCCCTGCGGCCCGGCCGCGCCCGTCTGATGGAAACCCTGCTGCCGGAGATCGCGGTCCCCGGCGGCGAGGGTCCGCTCGATCCGAAGGCGCTGTTCGCCGCGCCGGTCGGCGAAGCCTGGCTCGAAATCGGCTTCGGCGGCGGCGAGCACCTCGCCGGTCAGGCGCAGGCCAACCCCGGCGTCGGCATCGTCGGCTGCGAGGTCTTCCTCAACGGCGTCGCCCGCCTGATGTCGCTGCTCGACGCGGGCGGCGCCACCGATCGCGTCCGCGTCCACCACGGCGACGTCCGCGCCCTCATGCCGCGCTTCCCCGCGGCGTCGTTCGCGCGGATCTTCGTGCTTTTCCCCGATCCGTGGCCGAAGTTCCGCCACGCCAAGCGCCGCTTCATCGGACCGGACAACCTGCCCGAACTCGCGCGCCTGCTGGCGGACGGCGGCGAACTCCGCGTCGCCTCCGACGACATGACCTACATCCGCTGGTCGCTCCGCCATTTGATGGAGTCGTCCGACTTCGTCTGGATGGCGGAAACCCCCGACGACTGGCTCGGCCGCCCCGCCGATTGGGTGCCCACCCGCTACGAACAGAAGGCGATCCGCCAGGGCCGCACCCCGGTGATCCTGCGCTTCCGCCGCAATCCGCGGGTGGCGGGGAAGTAA
- the rimP gene encoding Ribosome maturation factor RimP, with the protein MAHFFCLCAVRPERMGGRMDISRHVAELIAPSLADMGYEVVRVTFTGNIKKTLQIMAERVDRVGMTVDDCSDISRVVSALLDVDDPIAGQYMLEVSSPGLDRPLTRREDFVRFAGFEAKLETTMPMDGRKRFKGKLLGLSDAGEIAMALEEGGEIAVPFSNFARAKLVLTDELIKAAEKEQGQGS; encoded by the coding sequence GTGGCCCACTTTTTTTGTTTGTGCGCCGTTCGGCCGGAACGGATGGGCGGACGCATGGATATTTCGCGGCATGTGGCGGAGCTGATCGCGCCTTCTCTTGCCGACATGGGCTACGAGGTGGTGCGGGTGACTTTCACCGGCAACATCAAGAAGACCCTGCAGATCATGGCGGAGCGGGTGGACCGCGTGGGGATGACGGTGGACGACTGCTCCGACATCAGCCGCGTGGTGTCGGCGCTGCTCGACGTGGACGATCCGATCGCCGGACAATACATGTTGGAGGTCAGTTCGCCGGGCCTGGACCGGCCGCTGACCCGCCGCGAGGATTTCGTGCGGTTCGCCGGGTTCGAGGCGAAGCTCGAGACGACGATGCCGATGGACGGCCGCAAGCGCTTCAAGGGCAAGCTCCTGGGGCTCTCCGACGCGGGCGAGATCGCGATGGCGCTGGAAGAAGGCGGCGAGATCGCCGTGCCGTTTTCCAACTTCGCGCGGGCGAAGCTGGTGCTCACCGACGAGCTGATCAAGGCAGCGGAAAAAGAACAAGGTCAGGGGTCTTAA